From Pseudomonas poae, the proteins below share one genomic window:
- a CDS encoding TatD family hydrolase: protein MELIDTHTHLDFADFDHDRREVLVHSRELGVRRMVVLGVYQHNWQRLWDLVQTDAGLFAAFGLHPVYLEDHHPAHLTELGDWLTRLQGHRQVCAVGEIGLDYFVETLDRERQQQLFEAQLKLAVDFQLPALLHVRRSHAAVIATLKRIRLPRGGIIHAFAGSREEAREYIKLGFKLGLGGAPTWPQALRMHKVLTQLPLDAVVLETDSPDMAPAMYPGQRNSPQHLPAICSALAERMGTSPLLLAEASTRNACELFNW from the coding sequence GTGGAGCTGATCGACACCCACACCCACCTGGACTTTGCGGATTTCGACCACGATCGCCGCGAAGTCCTCGTCCACAGCCGAGAGTTGGGCGTAAGGCGCATGGTGGTGCTGGGGGTGTATCAGCACAATTGGCAACGCCTGTGGGATCTGGTGCAAACCGATGCAGGTTTATTCGCCGCATTCGGGCTGCACCCGGTGTATCTCGAGGACCACCACCCCGCCCACTTGACGGAACTCGGTGACTGGCTGACCCGCTTGCAGGGCCATCGGCAGGTGTGTGCGGTCGGCGAGATCGGCCTGGATTACTTCGTCGAAACCCTCGACCGCGAGCGCCAGCAACAGCTGTTCGAAGCTCAGCTCAAGCTTGCGGTGGATTTTCAACTGCCGGCGCTGTTGCACGTGCGCCGCAGCCACGCGGCGGTGATCGCCACCCTCAAGCGCATTCGCCTGCCACGCGGCGGCATCATCCACGCGTTTGCCGGGAGCCGGGAAGAAGCCCGCGAGTACATCAAATTGGGTTTCAAGCTCGGCCTGGGCGGTGCCCCGACCTGGCCACAGGCGCTGCGCATGCACAAGGTGCTGACGCAGTTGCCGTTGGACGCGGTAGTGCTGGAAACCGACTCGCCCGATATGGCGCCCGCCATGTACCCCGGCCAGCGCAATAGCCCGCAGCACCTGCCGGCCATCTGCAGCGCCCTGGCCGAGCGCATGGGTACCAGCCCGCTATTGCTGGCTGAGGCGAGCACACGCAATGCGTGTGAACTGTTCAACTGGTAG
- a CDS encoding methyl-accepting chemotaxis protein, which translates to MKSLLYPAVALMNRLSFGMKFSLISVLFLLPMLATNFYLVRDSWREFQGTRIELQSLDLLGSSLALRRDLETLNNQLQINATLGQAGKAGDLEGKITALEQSVLSRLQSLSAMVTEPEQIAAFEAKRDELVAAFKAQQQETSLLSKSALIGKLLNKAQMLSQIIASQAGLSRDPQSDLRQLSELITSVTPQVTQTLGEGRAMGAYSLGQGFLNSSSSTRFDELLQQLEKLQAEYGLKLQDALGASKAAHAALDSLAKASNASLKQGSELFEEQVVMAETLDAPWQGFYDSVSQLMAQTYQLDEATLAFIGQQLEQRLAQNRMHMVVLVSALTAVFLLIFYLYAGFYASTRTTLRRLGAMMDKVAAGDMTVTFVAQSRDELGDLGQVFNGTVAKIHDLIERVGHTVTQVELQAGQVEAVSARSNQAVAGQRSQIEQVATAMNQMSSTAQEVARSAAAAVSSAHSVNDETVSGRGLVQSQQGSIVRLASEIDQSVQVINQLATDSQSISSVLEVIKSIAEQTNLLALNAAIEAARAGEQGRGFAVVADEVRTLARRTQHSTEEIEQTILRLHSGVAAAVKAMGTSHAMANGTVGESEKVQQALENILGAVGMIVDQNQQIAAAVEQQTAVAHDIDQNIVAINRAGEHAAEGAHQTEAASRQLSTQVIELKHLIGAFRV; encoded by the coding sequence GTGAAGAGCTTGCTCTATCCCGCTGTCGCGCTGATGAACCGCCTGAGTTTCGGCATGAAATTCAGCCTGATCAGCGTGCTGTTCCTGTTGCCGATGCTGGCGACCAATTTTTACCTGGTGCGCGATTCGTGGCGCGAATTCCAGGGCACCCGCATCGAACTGCAAAGCCTCGATTTGCTCGGCAGCAGCCTGGCGCTGCGCCGTGACCTGGAAACGCTCAACAACCAGCTGCAGATCAACGCGACCCTCGGTCAGGCCGGCAAGGCCGGTGACCTGGAGGGCAAGATCACGGCCCTGGAACAAAGCGTACTGAGCCGCCTGCAGAGCCTCAGCGCGATGGTCACCGAGCCGGAACAAATCGCCGCTTTCGAGGCTAAGCGCGACGAGTTGGTGGCCGCCTTCAAGGCCCAGCAACAAGAAACGTCGCTGTTGAGCAAAAGTGCGCTGATCGGCAAGTTGCTGAACAAGGCGCAAATGCTCAGCCAGATCATCGCCAGCCAGGCTGGCTTGAGCCGCGATCCCCAAAGCGATCTGCGCCAGCTCAGCGAGTTGATCACCAGCGTCACCCCGCAAGTCACCCAGACCCTGGGCGAAGGTCGGGCGATGGGCGCGTATTCCCTGGGCCAGGGCTTTCTCAATTCATCCTCCAGCACGCGCTTTGACGAGCTGCTGCAACAGCTGGAAAAACTCCAGGCCGAATACGGCTTGAAGTTGCAGGACGCCCTCGGCGCCAGCAAGGCCGCCCATGCGGCCCTCGACAGTTTAGCCAAAGCCAGTAACGCCAGCCTCAAGCAAGGCAGCGAGCTGTTTGAAGAACAGGTGGTGATGGCCGAAACCCTGGACGCGCCCTGGCAGGGTTTTTACGACAGCGTCAGCCAGTTGATGGCGCAGACCTATCAACTCGATGAGGCCACCCTGGCCTTTATCGGCCAGCAGCTGGAGCAACGTCTGGCGCAGAACCGCATGCACATGGTGGTGTTGGTTTCGGCCCTGACGGCGGTATTTTTGCTGATCTTCTACTTGTACGCCGGTTTCTACGCCTCCACGCGCACCACCTTGCGACGCCTGGGTGCGATGATGGACAAGGTGGCGGCCGGTGACATGACCGTCACTTTTGTCGCCCAGAGCCGCGATGAACTGGGTGATCTGGGGCAGGTATTCAACGGCACCGTGGCCAAGATCCATGACTTGATCGAGCGCGTCGGGCACACCGTCACCCAGGTCGAACTCCAGGCGGGCCAGGTGGAAGCGGTCTCGGCCCGGAGCAACCAGGCGGTCGCCGGCCAGCGCAGCCAGATCGAGCAGGTTGCGACGGCCATGAACCAGATGTCGTCCACCGCCCAGGAAGTCGCACGCAGTGCGGCAGCGGCCGTCAGCAGTGCCCACAGCGTCAATGACGAAACCGTCAGTGGCCGTGGCCTGGTGCAGTCCCAACAAGGCAGCATCGTGCGGTTGGCCTCGGAGATCGACCAGTCGGTGCAGGTGATCAACCAGTTGGCCACCGACAGCCAGTCCATCAGCAGCGTGCTGGAGGTGATCAAGAGCATTGCCGAACAAACCAATCTGCTGGCCCTCAATGCGGCCATCGAAGCTGCGCGGGCCGGTGAGCAGGGGCGCGGGTTTGCGGTAGTGGCCGACGAGGTACGCACCCTGGCCCGGCGTACCCAACACTCCACCGAAGAAATCGAACAGACCATCCTGCGCTTGCACAGCGGTGTGGCGGCGGCGGTGAAGGCGATGGGCACCAGCCATGCCATGGCCAATGGCACAGTTGGGGAGTCGGAAAAAGTCCAGCAGGCCCTGGAAAATATCCTCGGCGCCGTCGGTATGATCGTCGATCAGAACCAGCAAATTGCCGCCGCCGTGGAGCAGCAGACCGCCGTCGCCCACGATATCGACCAGAACATCGTCGCGATCAACCGCGCCGGTGAGCATGCGGCCGAGGGCGCGCATCAGACCGAAGCGGCGAGCCGCCAGCTGTCGACCCAGGTGATAGAACTGAAGCACTTGATCGGTGCGTTTCGGGTGTAA
- the ampE gene encoding regulatory signaling modulator protein AmpE, giving the protein MSFLVLVLAVWIEKFSALRRRLQRDGGWLRELAKLESSPRLGKQPWLILVLLVLLPVALLALLLLVLEPVAYGLLALPVHLLVVIYSLGRGDLLAGLGPFRDAWRRGDLQAAEHVAERDLNLSADSGEQLLERVQGHLLWQAYQSFFAVIFWYFLLGPVAALAYRLLALASEHSKNPLVAERAGQLRHAFDWLPVRLLAASFALVGNFVAVSRVMLHELLSWDISAAQLMEKVGLVAAEIPPPAVGPDGINSLDRLWELLLRAAVLWYAGFAIWTVLP; this is encoded by the coding sequence ATGAGTTTTCTGGTGTTGGTGCTGGCCGTGTGGATCGAGAAATTCTCGGCCCTGCGCCGGCGGTTGCAGCGCGATGGCGGCTGGTTGCGCGAGCTGGCCAAGCTTGAATCGAGCCCGCGCCTGGGCAAGCAGCCCTGGCTGATCCTGGTGCTGCTGGTGTTGTTGCCGGTGGCGCTGCTGGCGCTTCTGTTGTTGGTGCTGGAACCGGTGGCTTATGGCCTTTTGGCACTGCCGGTGCACCTGCTAGTGGTGATTTACAGCCTGGGGCGCGGTGATCTGCTGGCCGGGCTCGGCCCGTTCCGCGATGCCTGGCGGCGTGGCGATCTGCAGGCCGCCGAGCATGTGGCCGAGCGTGATTTGAACCTGAGCGCCGACAGTGGTGAACAGCTGCTCGAGCGCGTGCAGGGCCATTTGCTGTGGCAGGCTTACCAGAGCTTTTTCGCGGTGATTTTCTGGTACTTCCTGCTGGGGCCGGTTGCCGCCCTGGCTTATCGCTTGTTGGCCTTGGCCAGCGAACACAGCAAGAACCCGCTGGTGGCCGAGCGCGCCGGGCAGTTGCGCCACGCGTTCGACTGGTTGCCGGTACGCTTGCTGGCGGCCAGCTTTGCCTTGGTGGGCAACTTTGTCGCGGTCAGCCGCGTCATGCTCCACGAGCTGTTGAGCTGGGACATCAGCGCCGCGCAACTGATGGAAAAAGTCGGGCTGGTGGCCGCCGAAATCCCGCCGCCGGCAGTCGGTCCCGACGGCATCAACAGCCTGGACCGACTATGGGAACTGCTGCTGCGCGCTGCGGTGCTGTGGTACGCCGGGTTTGCCATCTGGACTGTATTGCCTTAA
- the ampD gene encoding 1,6-anhydro-N-acetylmuramyl-L-alanine amidase AmpD yields MQLDPTSGWCQGIRHCPSPNFNERPAGEISLLVVHNISLPPAQFATGKVQEFFQNRLDVTEHPYFEGIADLRVSAHFLIERDGAVTQFVSCIDRAWHAGVSRFEGRETCNDFSLGIELEGTDDLPFTDAQYVSLIDLTRQLLAAYPGITPQRICGHSDIAPGRKTDPGPAFDWTRFRSALLDGGHAR; encoded by the coding sequence ATGCAGTTGGACCCCACCAGCGGTTGGTGCCAGGGCATCCGTCATTGCCCATCGCCCAACTTCAATGAGCGCCCCGCAGGCGAAATCTCACTGTTGGTGGTGCACAACATCAGCCTGCCACCGGCACAGTTCGCCACCGGCAAAGTGCAGGAATTTTTCCAGAACCGTCTGGATGTCACGGAACATCCCTACTTTGAGGGGATTGCCGACCTTCGGGTATCCGCGCATTTTCTGATTGAGCGCGACGGTGCGGTGACGCAGTTTGTGTCCTGTATCGACCGGGCCTGGCATGCCGGGGTCTCGCGCTTCGAAGGGCGTGAAACCTGTAATGATTTTTCCCTGGGCATAGAGCTGGAAGGCACGGATGACCTGCCGTTCACCGACGCCCAATATGTGTCGCTGATCGACCTGACCCGTCAGCTGCTGGCGGCCTATCCAGGCATTACCCCACAGCGTATTTGTGGCCACAGCGATATTGCTCCGGGGCGCAAGACCGATCCCGGCCCCGCTTTTGATTGGACGCGCTTTCGCAGCGCCCTGCTGGATGGAGGACACGCACGATGA
- a CDS encoding type II secretion system F family protein, producing MNHASTIYAWEGINRKGRKVSGRTSGQSPAMIKAQLRQRGISPGRVRKKSPMLVNFTSPIKPADITLFTRQLATLLKAGIALLQAFDIISEGFDHRSMRALVQGLKQDIAAGTSLTEALRKYPRHFDDLYCSLVAAGEHAGALETLLERVAIHREKSQQLTARIKKAMTYPTAVLVVASLVTGVLLIHVVPQFKALFAGVGAELPGLTLRVIGLSEFMQHAWWMLALGLGSGALGLRHAYRTGVGFRHWLDAGLLKVPLAGKLLQKSAVARYARTLSTTFAAGVPLVQALGCVAGAAGSGPFKQAIEHMRHDVSTGMPLNQSMADCGLFPRMAIQMTAIGEESGTLDRMLEKVASHYETEVDDQVDNLTRLMEPLLMVLLGGIVTVLVIAMYLPVFQLGSAF from the coding sequence ATGAACCACGCCTCGACGATTTACGCCTGGGAAGGCATCAACCGCAAAGGACGCAAAGTGTCCGGGCGAACCAGCGGGCAGAGCCCCGCCATGATCAAGGCGCAACTGCGCCAGCGAGGCATCAGCCCCGGGCGGGTGCGCAAGAAATCCCCGATGCTGGTGAACTTCACCTCGCCGATAAAACCGGCGGACATCACCCTGTTCACGCGCCAACTGGCCACGCTATTGAAGGCCGGGATTGCCCTGTTGCAAGCCTTCGACATCATCAGCGAAGGCTTCGACCATCGCTCCATGCGTGCGCTGGTGCAGGGTTTGAAACAGGATATCGCCGCCGGCACCAGCCTGACCGAGGCGTTGCGCAAATACCCGCGCCACTTCGATGACTTGTACTGCAGCCTGGTGGCTGCCGGCGAACACGCTGGGGCGCTGGAAACCTTGCTGGAACGCGTGGCGATCCATCGGGAAAAAAGCCAACAGCTCACAGCCAGAATCAAAAAAGCCATGACCTACCCGACCGCCGTGCTGGTGGTGGCCAGCCTGGTCACCGGCGTGCTGTTGATCCACGTAGTGCCGCAGTTCAAGGCCCTGTTCGCCGGGGTCGGCGCCGAGCTGCCCGGGCTGACCTTGCGGGTCATCGGGTTGTCCGAGTTCATGCAGCACGCCTGGTGGATGCTGGCGTTGGGCCTGGGCTCGGGCGCCCTGGGGCTGCGGCATGCCTATCGCACCGGCGTCGGTTTTCGCCACTGGCTGGACGCCGGTTTGTTGAAAGTGCCGCTGGCAGGCAAACTGCTGCAAAAATCCGCAGTGGCCCGCTATGCCCGCACGCTGTCCACCACCTTTGCCGCAGGTGTCCCACTGGTGCAAGCGCTGGGCTGCGTGGCGGGTGCCGCAGGTTCAGGGCCGTTCAAACAGGCGATCGAGCATATGCGACACGATGTATCTACCGGCATGCCGCTGAATCAATCCATGGCCGACTGCGGCCTGTTTCCCCGCATGGCGATACAGATGACGGCGATCGGCGAAGAGTCCGGCACGCTTGACCGCATGCTGGAGAAAGTCGCCAGCCACTACGAGACCGAGGTCGACGATCAGGTCGATAACCTCACACGCTTGATGGAGCCACTGCTCATGGTGCTGCTGGGGGGCATTGTCACGGTACTGGTCATCGCCATGTACTTGCCGGTCTTCCAACTGGGGAGTGCGTTTTGA
- a CDS encoding DUF6388 family protein, which produces MTTTEMTQEVRHQAALEKYLEESPQLKEEIKDLSADDQRDQIQWAFEDEAESQGYQPWELTLKYTSTPQEFEAARLALHKEAAEVLDVEWEEYCEMNNLVV; this is translated from the coding sequence ATGACCACGACAGAGATGACCCAGGAAGTTCGGCATCAAGCAGCCCTCGAAAAATACCTCGAGGAATCGCCGCAACTTAAAGAAGAGATCAAGGACCTGAGCGCCGATGATCAGCGCGACCAGATTCAGTGGGCATTCGAGGACGAGGCTGAAAGCCAGGGTTACCAGCCCTGGGAGCTGACCCTCAAGTACACCTCGACACCGCAAGAGTTTGAAGCGGCACGGCTGGCCTTGCACAAAGAGGCGGCCGAAGTGCTGGATGTCGAGTGGGAAGAGTATTGCGAGATGAACAACCTTGTAGTTTAA
- the nadC gene encoding carboxylating nicotinate-nucleotide diphosphorylase yields the protein MPNLRLADLTAEIEANVRRALLEDIGSGDITAQLIPAERLATATIITRDNAVVAGTAWVDAVFRQLDPRVAVHWQVADGERVSPNQALFHLEGPARSLLSGERSALNFLQLLSGVATRAQYLADFVAGTQVKLLDTRKTLPGLRLAQKYAVTCGGCHNHRIGLYDAFLIKENHIAACGGIAQAITAAHKIAPGKPVEIEVESLEELREALAAGADIIMLDELSLDDMREAVRLNGGKAKLEASGGINESTLLPIAETGVDYISIGAMTKDVKAVDLSMRLSI from the coding sequence ATGCCGAACCTCCGTCTTGCCGACCTCACCGCCGAAATCGAAGCCAACGTGCGCCGCGCACTGCTGGAAGACATCGGCAGCGGCGACATCACTGCACAGTTGATCCCGGCCGAACGGCTGGCCACCGCCACCATCATTACCCGCGACAACGCAGTGGTCGCCGGTACAGCCTGGGTGGATGCGGTGTTCCGCCAGTTGGACCCACGGGTCGCCGTGCATTGGCAGGTGGCCGACGGGGAGCGCGTCAGCCCCAATCAGGCGCTGTTCCACCTCGAAGGCCCGGCGCGCTCGCTGCTCAGCGGCGAACGTAGCGCGCTGAATTTTCTGCAGTTGCTGTCAGGGGTGGCCACCCGCGCCCAGTATTTGGCGGACTTTGTGGCCGGCACCCAGGTCAAGTTGCTGGACACACGCAAAACCCTGCCGGGCCTGCGCCTGGCACAGAAATACGCCGTGACCTGCGGCGGCTGCCACAACCACCGGATCGGTTTGTATGACGCGTTCCTGATCAAAGAAAACCATATCGCCGCCTGCGGCGGAATTGCCCAGGCCATCACGGCCGCCCACAAGATCGCCCCGGGCAAGCCGGTGGAAATCGAAGTGGAAAGCCTGGAGGAACTGCGCGAAGCACTGGCGGCAGGCGCCGATATCATCATGCTGGATGAGTTGAGCCTGGACGATATGCGTGAAGCGGTGCGCCTGAACGGCGGCAAGGCCAAGCTGGAGGCCAGCGGCGGGATCAATGAAAGCACCCTGCTGCCCATCGCCGAGACCGGGGTGGACTACATCTCCATCGGGGCGATGACCAAGGATGTGAAGGCGGTGGATCTGTCGATGCGCCTCAGTATCTGA
- a CDS encoding pilin has protein sequence MMRQKGFTLIELLIVVAIIGILATIGLPMYTTHQAKAKFTAGLAEISALKAGYEDTLNQGTVPTLALIGGTSPTANCKIDVAGDVATGAGSISCEILDAPAPVLGKTISLTRNATTGWKCTTTADAKYAAKGCGADGA, from the coding sequence GTGATGCGTCAAAAAGGCTTCACCTTGATCGAGTTATTGATCGTCGTGGCGATCATCGGCATTTTGGCCACCATCGGCCTGCCCATGTACACCACCCACCAGGCCAAGGCCAAGTTCACCGCCGGCCTGGCTGAAATCAGCGCGTTGAAGGCCGGTTACGAAGACACCCTCAACCAGGGCACCGTCCCCACCCTGGCATTGATCGGCGGCACCAGCCCCACCGCCAACTGCAAAATCGACGTGGCAGGCGACGTTGCCACGGGCGCGGGCTCCATCAGTTGCGAAATACTCGACGCCCCGGCGCCGGTGCTGGGCAAGACCATCAGCCTCACGCGCAACGCCACCACTGGCTGGAAATGCACCACAACCGCCGACGCAAAATATGCAGCCAAAGGTTGCGGCGCCGACGGGGCATAA
- a CDS encoding O-antigen ligase family protein, which yields MSLSVQQRGSVFLVVAVCLLVTGVSAPFGGHDVQRTLQIAIAVCAVLYGLSVCPVERLVDRPTALGLALVIGLGLVSSALAHQPLWALAEVALFVACAAIAVAFAVLRRHGGEPLDRVLILLVLLLCLIKSIQYLYAGALAFTSAERVLDPEILLSGFSNKRFYGQFQTFTLPLLALPLLLPTLSRPLRGAVFALLCVWWMIAISGGTRGTWLGMGAAGVVLAVLGPWGRRWLGWQLAAVLVGLLLYWLVFTVLAGYLGVEVSDDAADRLTTSLSGRGLIWWQAWQMLLERPWLGFGPMHFADIANKIAAHPHQAILQWASEWGVPSAVCVAALAWRGGWATFGVLRERALCAERVDLLRLCLFAALVGALVQSMVDGVMVIPNSQVWLALVVGWLMALHLWQSPIAARLPLAWAAWKTLSVLAVGLLVFIAVRDVPHITQAQQQYLRAHDNLLQPRFWAQGVIAR from the coding sequence ATGTCGTTATCCGTACAGCAGCGCGGCAGTGTTTTCCTGGTGGTAGCGGTGTGTTTGCTGGTTACAGGGGTAAGTGCGCCATTCGGCGGGCATGACGTGCAGCGAACGCTGCAGATTGCCATCGCAGTGTGTGCGGTGCTGTATGGGCTGTCGGTCTGCCCGGTGGAGCGGTTGGTGGATCGGCCCACGGCGCTGGGCCTGGCGCTGGTTATCGGGTTGGGCCTGGTGTCTTCGGCACTGGCCCATCAGCCGCTTTGGGCGCTTGCCGAAGTGGCGTTGTTTGTCGCTTGCGCGGCGATCGCCGTGGCGTTTGCGGTGCTGCGGCGCCATGGCGGTGAGCCGCTGGATCGTGTTCTGATCCTGCTGGTGCTGTTGTTGTGCCTGATCAAGTCCATCCAGTACCTGTATGCCGGTGCGCTGGCCTTCACCAGCGCAGAGCGGGTACTGGACCCTGAAATATTGCTGTCCGGCTTTTCCAACAAGCGCTTTTACGGCCAGTTCCAGACGTTCACCCTGCCGCTGCTGGCGCTGCCCTTGTTGTTGCCCACACTTTCCCGCCCTCTAAGAGGCGCGGTGTTCGCGTTGCTGTGTGTCTGGTGGATGATCGCGATCAGTGGCGGCACGCGCGGTACGTGGCTGGGCATGGGCGCGGCAGGCGTGGTGCTGGCGGTGCTGGGGCCCTGGGGGCGGCGCTGGCTGGGCTGGCAGCTGGCCGCGGTGCTGGTCGGTCTGCTGCTGTATTGGCTGGTCTTCACGGTGTTGGCCGGTTACCTGGGGGTTGAGGTCTCGGATGACGCGGCTGATCGCCTCACCACCTCGCTGTCGGGCCGTGGGCTGATTTGGTGGCAGGCGTGGCAAATGCTCCTCGAGCGCCCTTGGCTGGGCTTCGGCCCGATGCATTTTGCGGATATCGCCAACAAGATTGCCGCTCATCCGCACCAGGCCATCCTGCAGTGGGCCAGCGAATGGGGCGTGCCATCGGCTGTCTGTGTGGCGGCGCTGGCGTGGCGCGGCGGCTGGGCTACGTTCGGTGTTCTGCGCGAGCGAGCACTGTGCGCTGAGCGTGTGGACCTGCTGCGGCTGTGCCTGTTTGCGGCGCTGGTCGGTGCGCTGGTGCAGTCCATGGTCGACGGTGTGATGGTGATACCCAATTCCCAGGTCTGGCTGGCGCTGGTAGTGGGCTGGCTGATGGCGCTGCACCTGTGGCAATCGCCGATAGCTGCACGCTTGCCGCTGGCGTGGGCTGCCTGGAAAACCCTGAGTGTCTTGGCCGTTGGTCTGTTGGTATTTATCGCGGTGCGCGACGTACCTCACATCACGCAAGCCCAGCAGCAGTACCTGCGCGCCCATGACAACTTGCTGCAGCCGCGCTTCTGGGCGCAGGGCGTGATCGCCCGCTGA
- a CDS encoding DUF1631 domain-containing protein: MHNDGKVVPINQAQATPSPLARLPVVLLQVRDKAAQQLQQGLQELFDNADDTLFEMADKARNNVDHHIFFEAMRDLRLKRKNFERVFMERLFEAFAGLSLAGQGELQLVPVVSYDAAPGTSRDELEKALALEAMLGRVHHRDGLALSQLTARLSALLGNRLDDRENPLGPALLCESFLRAGRSLGVEIRVKLIMLKLFEKYVLSDADQLYGEANQLLIATGVLPELKAVPSRRPGGRAARELPSHDAQPSAGQPVDENGQEAFAALQALLATLRGSVAPTLEASAEPLPIATRDLLRLLSHLQQYVPEPEAEDDFDLRNQLEQLLTRVSVKSGKSRVVEESDEDVINLIALLFEFILSDRTVPDAFKALIARLQIPMLKVAVLDKSFFSRAGHPARRLLNEIAAAAMGWSPSDGYQRDSLYLRIEQVVQRLLNEYVEDPAIFSELLAQFSAFAADERQRSELLEQHTRDAEAARMRTEAIRERVAQVLSRRLMGKVLPRAVVQFVQHAWSQVLVLASLKHGEQSVQWQAGLRTLDELVWSVSLQHDTEAGRHLQEQLPGLLKALRDGLASAAFDPFSTREFFVRLQALHVQLPRGVDELIEVREPFVLSTIAHDPAADLPANDPGLLRAHSLRIGTWMLFQPDTGSTLRCRLTAIMAPANRYIFVSRTGLKVLEQNAGQLALAFKRGTLQTLDDGPLFERALAAVMGKLRQLNRGK, from the coding sequence ATGCACAATGACGGAAAGGTGGTGCCGATCAACCAGGCACAGGCCACGCCATCGCCGCTCGCCCGACTGCCGGTGGTGTTGCTGCAGGTCCGCGACAAGGCGGCGCAACAGTTGCAGCAAGGTCTGCAGGAATTGTTCGATAACGCCGACGACACATTGTTCGAGATGGCTGACAAGGCCCGTAACAACGTCGACCACCATATTTTCTTTGAAGCCATGCGCGACCTGCGCCTCAAACGCAAGAATTTCGAGCGGGTGTTCATGGAGCGGCTGTTCGAAGCGTTCGCCGGTCTGAGCCTCGCGGGGCAGGGCGAGCTTCAGCTGGTGCCGGTGGTGTCCTATGACGCGGCGCCGGGTACGTCCAGGGATGAGCTGGAAAAAGCGCTGGCGCTGGAGGCCATGCTGGGCCGGGTACACCACCGCGACGGCCTGGCGCTGTCACAACTCACCGCCCGCTTGAGCGCATTGCTGGGCAACCGCCTGGACGACCGGGAGAACCCCCTGGGGCCGGCGCTGTTGTGCGAGTCGTTCCTGCGGGCGGGGCGCAGCCTGGGCGTGGAGATTCGGGTAAAGCTGATCATGCTCAAGCTGTTTGAAAAGTACGTGCTCAGCGACGCCGACCAACTGTACGGCGAGGCCAACCAATTGCTGATCGCGACGGGGGTGTTGCCGGAGCTCAAGGCTGTGCCATCGCGTCGGCCCGGTGGGCGTGCTGCCCGCGAGCTGCCGAGCCATGATGCACAGCCGAGCGCCGGCCAGCCCGTCGACGAAAATGGCCAGGAAGCCTTCGCCGCCTTGCAGGCGTTGCTGGCCACGCTGCGCGGCAGTGTCGCGCCCACCCTGGAGGCCAGCGCTGAGCCCCTGCCGATTGCCACCCGTGACTTGCTGCGCCTGTTGTCCCATTTGCAGCAATACGTGCCGGAGCCGGAGGCGGAGGATGATTTCGACCTGCGCAACCAGCTAGAGCAGTTGCTCACCCGCGTCAGCGTCAAGAGTGGCAAGTCGCGGGTCGTGGAGGAGTCGGACGAAGACGTGATCAACCTGATCGCGCTGTTGTTCGAGTTCATCCTCAGCGACCGCACGGTGCCCGACGCCTTCAAAGCCTTGATTGCCCGCTTGCAGATCCCGATGCTCAAAGTCGCGGTGCTCGACAAGAGCTTTTTCAGCCGCGCCGGCCACCCGGCACGCCGCCTGCTGAACGAAATCGCTGCCGCCGCCATGGGCTGGAGCCCGAGCGATGGCTACCAGCGCGACAGCCTGTACCTGCGCATCGAGCAGGTGGTGCAACGCCTGCTTAACGAATATGTCGAAGACCCGGCGATTTTTTCCGAGTTGCTGGCGCAGTTCAGCGCGTTTGCCGCCGATGAGCGACAACGCAGCGAGCTGCTTGAACAGCACACCCGCGATGCCGAAGCCGCGCGCATGCGCACCGAAGCGATCCGCGAGCGGGTGGCGCAGGTGCTCAGTCGGCGCCTGATGGGCAAGGTCCTGCCGCGAGCGGTGGTGCAATTTGTGCAGCACGCCTGGAGCCAGGTGCTGGTACTGGCCAGCCTCAAGCACGGCGAACAGTCGGTGCAATGGCAGGCGGGGCTGCGCACCCTGGATGAGTTGGTCTGGAGCGTCAGCCTGCAACACGACACAGAGGCTGGGCGCCACTTGCAGGAGCAACTGCCGGGGTTGCTCAAGGCGTTGCGCGACGGGTTGGCCAGCGCCGCATTCGACCCGTTCAGCACCCGTGAGTTTTTTGTCCGGTTGCAGGCCCTGCATGTGCAGCTGCCGAGGGGCGTCGACGAGTTGATCGAGGTGCGCGAGCCTTTTGTGTTGAGCACGATTGCGCATGATCCCGCAGCAGACCTGCCGGCCAACGATCCCGGGCTGCTCAGGGCCCACTCGTTGCGAATCGGCACCTGGATGCTGTTCCAGCCAGACACAGGCAGCACCCTGCGCTGCCGGCTGACTGCGATCATGGCTCCGGCCAACCGCTACATTTTTGTCAGCCGCACGGGGCTCAAGGTGCTGGAGCAAAACGCCGGCCAACTGGCACTCGCGTTCAAGCGCGGCACTCTGCAAACCCTGGACGATGGGCCGTTGTTCGAGCGTGCGCTGGCGGCGGTGATGGGCAAGCTGCGTCAACTCAATCGCGGCAAGTGA